GCGTGCGCTGATGCCATACCTTGGACATCGCCAATATTTGCCAGATGCTGTTGGATGGGTCTTCGACGCGCCAGTGTGCCCAACCCCAGGTGCAATTCACTGTCGGCGATTACGGTTTGGATTTCAACTAGTTGCGCTAAATGTGTGCATACGGTAGTACATAATTGAGGGTTAAAAAAGGTGCATTCAATATGACAGCATGGATATTAGTCGGAATTTTCTCCTGCATAATCGTGAATTGGGATAACTGAGCACAAATCTCAATATCTTTTGGTATGAACATcaattcataattataaattctaaCTAATTCAAATTATGCCGATTCTCTTCTTATAGAATTCTTTCCTTCTAGCATCTCTAATTCAacgattatttattattttgggtACACACTGACGAAACAATAGAAATTCTTTCCTAATGCAGACATATCTAGTGATTATAAAAAGAGCATTAACATATACTTACTGCCATATCCGCCCTCTTCGTTGGGCATGGCGTTGGGTGTCCGATAAATAACATTGTTTGGCATTAAAGTTTCACCATGCCCCAAAGCAATTTGTCGCTGCTTTTCGCGTGTGTTATGTGGCGTGCGAACACGTTTCTTGTGCCGGTTGTTAGGACCACCGCCACCACCTCCTGCACCTTCTTGTCGGGGACGATGAATCTTTTTGCCCTTGTCGTGCATGACGCGTTCCGTATCCTTAATCATCTCCTGTCGCCATAACTCAAAGAAGTAGTTTGGATCCGTGTAGAATTTGAGTCCGTCCTTGCCATCATCGCGATACACATTGAGCTTGTCCAGTGGGGGTGGTTTGTcgcattgcgcatacgtcTCCAGCATTGGAGCGGGCATTGTGGAGCGCGAGAAGATCTGTTGATCGAATATCTTGGCTGACTTGAATGCCTTCTTGCGCGTTATATCGGTCAGTGGCACCTCCTCAACTGTGCTGTCCAACTGGGTGACCTTGATTGCCAGCCGATCAATGCGAGCCTGTAGAGAATTGGCACGATCACCAATGTTGCCCACATCGCGTGCCAATTCGCCAAAGACATCTTCTGCATGCTTCGACAGTGATGACAACTGCCTTATGATGTTTGTCAGTGTAGTGTTTGTTACCGTCTCCAACTCCACACACTGCAGCTCATCCTGCTGATAAACAGACCGTGCGACATGAACAGGCTCTATAGATCGCTTTGGCAACGGCATGTTGCTTTATTCGATGTTCGCTGCAATATGTTCGTTGTTCGATCCGTAAAGCTCTCCCCAACTAAGCACGCTTCGTGACGCTGGTTACCGCTATTTCATTGACtgcaaaaatgaataaaatattataatgtattataaacacacatacatagcgCCCATAGCGTTTCAATGTATCGAAACCGGTTCCAATTATATTCAAACTTCTGATGCCTCGTTCGCACATTGCACTTGGAATCTATCTTAAAGTGAAATACTTTTAGCTGTTGCTTAAGTCTGTTTCCGCTAACCAaaccaaatatgtatatactcaGACTTAtctgtaaatatatttatctgcAAATTCTTATATAAATAGGCActaatacatatgtagattAATCAGAATCGCACACAGAtgagttttatattattttttgctacCGGCTCAAGGTGATTTGCGAAAGCCAAATCACCCTATTCGTTGGAAATTCGCTTTGGTTTGGACCACACCCACTACATATGAGCCACTCTTATGATAAGCGCACACAAAAATGATAAATCATTCAATCCCCCTCTAGCTAGAGTAAGAGGTTCGTTATTAGTTCCGTTGTTTTGCATAGACAACAGTAATAGCATAAATAATTGTTCTTTTATTGCCAGCCAAAAGGCCCCAACAAGCTTAAATATACACACAATCACACgtataatgtatgtatgtatgcgcaTTTGGTTCGCGTCAACCCCCCATTTTCAAGgattataaaaatttcaattgctttacAAATTGACGTATTCACAAACGCGCACATACAAATTCGTGAGCACTCacacattattttaaaaattattaatttcctTTACAAATAGATAGTGCCAAGTTGTTAAATTAGATAgcacacaatttcaattggtCACCACACCATTATCACCCCGTCACAACTCACCGTGCgcttcacacacacttttCACAATCAAACAATATCAATTTAAGCCTTTTGGGCACATAACACCGTAATTCTGGAATTTCAATTATAGAGAAAGTTATTCTCTTTGCACAAAATTATCTCTGTTTAATTTTTGCGTTTTCTTTTGTGGAAACAGATTTCCACACCTTTATTGTAGTGGTGCACAATTAGCGTGACCGCAagtcaaatttataaatatactattttgctttaaaaatatatacgaaatataccgCTACAtcgtaatttttatttgttggttACTCTGACATAGTGatggcaaaatgttgcaaaacaAGTTACCACCACCTAAGTTCTAAACAATTCAGAAACGAACTCATAAAAATTTAAGTACTAGGGATATCTTAGATATGAATTCAGGAATATTATCACTGTTGTACATTCCAATAATATTGGAACtatcaaaaatatcaattaaatttcaaattggcatTTCAGCGTTGCTTTCGATAGAATTTTATGTTTGACGGCtagaacaaaataaacaaaggaccgcttttgaaataaaagttttatattttaatttaactatttatattaataataaaaagtaatttacaaatataaaattgaaatatttttgggaaCCATCAATTTATCGATAATAAAATCCACACTATACATGTTCATTAGAAACAACCCTGTTTAATTGCAATATAGACGGGTAAGGTGTTCGCGTTTTCCATAAAATTTTTAGCTGGCGGCGTAacacataattattttatttttagactaCAATACAATGGCGGGCGTTGCTACAAAGGGATCCAGTTTAATCAATAGTAAGATAATAACTCGATTGCCAACTTAGCAGAATAATTGCAGTATTTCCCCTCTCTAAATTATGTAATACTCAACTTTGGCAGGGCTTCTTGTGCAAGCAAGACCACAATTGGAtgttttcttaaaatatgccaaagtgGAGCTAACACCACCAACGCCCGGCGATATTCCAGCTATTCGTCAGAGTATCGGCAACATTGTCAAAAGTGCTAAAACCGGATCCTACAAGAACCTCTCAGTGAAGGAAGCTTGGTTAAACACACTTGTCACCGCCGAGGTCATCTTTTGGTTCTACATTGGCGAGTGCATTGGCAAGCGTCACCTCGTTGGCTACAATGTTTAAATTTACTGTTACGAACCTGTGGTGTCTGACCATGCTATTGGATGCACCAGCGATTACTTTGTGAACGCATTAAAATGTCAGcacttaatataattaataaataaattcgaaaGTGTGATCAAAAGACAGATTTCAATGCAGTTATACAACTGCGGAGAACTATAAGACATGCGTAGCTCAGAGAAGCTGGGTCCTGTGAATTGACatattcaaaagaaaattggTGCCCATTGCTTTAAATCTtttgcccatgtttgcccagGAAAATTTTTTTATGCCCACCcttagtttcaaaattatgaacaattttttttttgaaaaattcaaaatttttttacaaaattttttttgcggaaatctctttaaaatcgtttgcccatgtttgcccatcttttagtttttcgaaaaaaaattttcgttttcgaaattttgaattttgaaaaattttgacattttttcggCATGAATGACTCAAACTCGATCGCCCACACcttgaaattatgaaaagtaAAGCTCTACAACGGTAGCCTCAAGTGTTTTCAAGTCTTGCTTTTTTAGTTTCTGGAAATTGCATTTACCCATCAATGCCATTTGTCCAGTTTTAGTTATAGAAATTCACTAATTTAAGCTAACATTCGCTGTCAATTCCTGCTGGCAGATTGaaaacaagtatgaaagctacGCTCGAGTGTACCCGCTACCCatcttaaataaaagcaaaatactgCGGTATTCTGAAAATAAACCGTAGTAagttttatctgattgcagcAAATTTTTCAACAACCATCAAGACCATAATGACCGAAAATCCAAAatcagaaatatataaatcgtaGTGAACAACATAGCGGTTTTCAATTGTATCTCGTGTCATCTCATGGCCACGACTGCCGGAGAGTCCGGTTGACCACTGGATGACATGAATCATGcgttatttgttttatgagTGTTGTACGAGAACGCTGCAATGGCGTCATGTGTGTACACATGAGATGTTTGGTAGACAACCGCTATGTTGTCTACTCACAATTGGATTGTCTACACATGAAAATGTGTGCGTACATGACTTTATTGCACATTAACCCTTCTTTTTGCATTAACATACGGGACTTAGAGTCTACCAGATACATCATGCACGATATCTTCCAGAgggtaatttaaatttcctaaGGGTCTGGTGCCCAAGTACattcacatattttaatacgccaaattaaaaaatgttccaaaatctaataattaaataaaacattaatttttattgaattgaattaatttaaacaaaattgttcttaaatttatatgttttaaacatattttattattattatatacatagaCCCAGGTATGGTATTTAGCCTTTGCAATATCCTTGTAGTGCGTGTCTGAAAGTGTCCTTTTgtgataattaaaattgctcaGTAGTTATGCCTCGAAGATTCCGCTGTTCAACTGAGAGTTTTTACCGAAGGCGTTGTCCTTCCAAACTCccacataatttattattattaagaggCCCATGTCGCTACAGATACTTTCAATATTTGATCAAATCTGGCGAACAACAAAAGTCATACAAGAAACCATTAAagtaataaatcaaaacaatcattattaaaatgatttaacaAATATAGATTGACacatagttaaaaaaaaaacgattaactaaaaaattaccaaaataatcaaatgatTAGAtgtaaaaagttaaatttcaaaaatacttttactaaatataattagaATACGATCCacacttaaaagaaaattctCAGCTCAGATAAGTGTAAATCAGTCCTGTTTGTGGCGGCGCTGAAAAAGTGTCCAATATGTTTGCTTcccgaaaaataaaaacactcgcggttttttcactatatataattagtttatttagaCTTGGCGGGTTATTATTGCGCACAGAAATTGGGGGGTTATTGTACCGATTTACAATAGACGAGATTTGTAACTAACTCATAGAAAaaagccgacggcatttcggcGATCTATGCTGAGCGCggctcagcggtggtgagttgtgggagagagaagctgagagcactggagcttgagtgcattcttacgcactgagcgcattgctagtgagcgaaaaagctttgagtgcttttcggtcggcggagcggaggtgtgcctctcacttagcaatgcgctcgcatcaacattcTCCCCCCCTTGCAATATTGGGATTGCAACGAAACAACTAGTAGCACGTGCCGGACAGAATCCAGCCCAGCGTGGAATTCTGCGCCATAGGCAGTCCGCCTTGGCCCGGGAGGATACCCGGTAGCACGACATCAGGGTAAACATCAGCCCCCAAGACTGCCGAGATCGATGCCGAGCGGAACCAGTCCTTGTCAGCCAACACGAGGTTACTGAAAGAACTGGGCCCGGCTGGAGTGACAGTCCTGGCGGGCGTCGTTGTATGGAGCTGCGGATCAGTTTTGAAGACGACCTCCCGGCTCATGGGTGACGTCTTGGAGCGCAACGTTGCCGTGCACACTCCTTCTGCGCCCACGCGAGTGATGGAGAGGCCCATGGCCACTGCCATCGACTCGCTGATGCGGCTTACAGGACAGCACGGATCAATGAGCACTCGCGCCTCGAAGGCCGTCTTCCCCGTGGCTAGCCAGACCGCCGCGGTGGGGAGAATACTGACTCCCTTGCACTGGAGTAGTGCCGTCAATGACAAGGCGGGGCTAGGCACGGGCCTGGTGTGTGGGGAAGTGGGCCGGTCCATCCGGGATGACGATGGTCCTCCTCTGGTGGGCGCCGGGTGGTCGCGTCGGCCCCTCGGTCGTCGCGCCAACCGCTGCCTGGGTTTAGGGTCTCGCATGTGCAGCATGGAGTGGTGGTCCTCACCACAATGCCTGCACCGTCCACCGCTGCGGCAAGTGCCCCCGGAGTGCTGATGAGCCAAGCAGTTGGGACAGTACTTATTTACAAGTACTGCCCGGAGCCGCTTCTCTGGCGTCAGCTGGGCAAACCGTGGACATTTGCGCAGCGCGTGGACACCGCGGCACACCCTACAGCGGAACGAGTTTGTGCCGGGAGGCACATACTCACCCCGCTGAGGGGCGGCCCGGCGAGGCACGGAAACTCCGCGCGGAGTAACCAGTGCCACCGGTGCTGGAGAGGGCTCGGACTCCATCGGGGCGACTTGCCTCGGCGGAGAGCCGGCAATCGGAGGCGAAAGGGAGCGCGCTGGCGAGAAGAGCCCTCGCAAGCTCACTCCGTCGGACAGGGTGCAGGATGATCTTCTGGAGAACGCCATGGTAAACTGTAATGGGATGAAACCAAAAggcgaaaaaacaaaaggaagagaaaaagaacaaaaaacaatagatTAAATGAAGAACATGGCGCGGGATGAATTGCCTAAGCCGGAAGAGGAAACCACAGGATAGTGGATGGCAGTAGAGAGAAGAATAGGTGACTCAGAGCGCGTGTCCCGTAGGAAGGAGGACCAGCTTTGCAACTGGTCGGCGGAAAACACCACGACACGTCTGGATGTCAACCACACGGACCCTTTCATCAGCGCCTGGGCAAGCGGTCAGCACACGCCCGAGGCGCCATTCTTGTGGCGGTATATTCTCCTCTCTGATGACCACCATGTCACCGATTTGGAGATCGCGTGAAGGTGACTGCCATTTATTCCGCTTATGCAATTCCTTCAGATATTCGTTCTTCCATCGCACACAGAAATGCTGATGGAGAGCCTTGAGCCGTTGCCAGCGGTTGCGGATGGACTCCACATCCTCTCTGGACTCTGGCTCCGCCATGGAGAGTAGCGGACCCCCGATCAGGAAATGACCGGGAGTAAGTGCCGCCAAGTCGCTCACATCCTCTGACATAGGAGTCAAAGGCCGCGAATTGAGGCACGCTTCAATTTTAGATAGGAGGGTGGAAAGCTCCTCGAACGTATGTTTTACGGAGGAAACCGTCTTGTAGAAATGCGTCTTGAAGCTCTTGACGCCCGCTTCCCAGAGACCCCCCATGTGAGGGGCACCAGGTGGGTTGAAATGCCATGCAAGACCTTGATGGCTGTGAGTGGTGACAATCAGGTTGCGGGTGCTCTCCACAAATTCTTTGGAGAGAATGGAGGAGGCTCCGACGAACGTTTTCCCGTTGTCAGAGTACATGTGGAGAGGGCACCCGCGCCGTGCCACGAATCGGGAGAAAGCTT
This window of the Drosophila albomicans strain 15112-1751.03 chromosome 2L, ASM965048v2, whole genome shotgun sequence genome carries:
- the LOC117564084 gene encoding ATP synthase subunit g, mitochondrial; translated protein: MAGVATKGSSLINRLLVQARPQLDVFLKYAKVELTPPTPGDIPAIRQSIGNIVKSAKTGSYKNLSVKEAWLNTLVTAEVIFWFYIGECIGKRHLVGYNV